A stretch of Candidatus Omnitrophota bacterium DNA encodes these proteins:
- a CDS encoding cupin domain-containing protein yields the protein MSRAIRVKIRVASYRRGGRLTAAKAQGLRAGSVILAPRSMMDWHSTRAREELLIVLRGRLSVEVEPSMRRVRRVPLAAGRCAHLPSWTMHRVVNRGSTNAHYVYVTGASCQPPS from the coding sequence ATGAGCCGGGCGATCCGCGTGAAGATCCGCGTGGCGTCATATCGTCGAGGAGGACGGCTCACCGCGGCGAAGGCGCAGGGGTTGAGGGCCGGCTCCGTCATCTTGGCCCCTCGCAGCATGATGGACTGGCATTCAACGCGAGCCCGCGAGGAATTGCTCATCGTCTTGCGCGGTCGGCTGTCCGTGGAGGTTGAACCATCTATGCGGCGCGTTCGCCGAGTGCCGCTGGCGGCTGGGCGCTGCGCGCATCTGCCGTCTTGGACCATGCACCGCGTGGTCAATCGAGGATCGACGAACGCCCACTATGTGTACGTGACCGGAGCCTCATGCCAGCCACCCTCATGA
- the larB gene encoding nickel pincer cofactor biosynthesis protein LarB yields MNRRKASDVRLDLHRRQRRSIPEVILGSGKTPGQLVRIARRMLAANELIVITRLAPEVFAGIARQLPALRYDALSRMAFHVPAARRTRRGLIVVVTGGTSDVPIAEEAAVTSEVLGSRVARLYDVGVAGVHRVLKYHRLLQRARAIVVAAGMEGALASVVAGLARCPVLAVPTSIGYGASFEGLSALLTMLNSCVPGIGVVNIDNGFGAGYLAHVINVQR; encoded by the coding sequence ATGAATCGCCGTAAAGCGTCTGACGTGCGGCTCGATCTGCATCGCCGGCAGCGCCGAAGCATCCCGGAAGTGATCCTCGGGTCCGGAAAAACGCCGGGCCAACTCGTGCGCATCGCCCGCCGCATGCTGGCAGCGAATGAGCTCATCGTCATCACCCGCCTTGCCCCTGAGGTTTTCGCCGGCATCGCCCGGCAGCTTCCCGCGTTGCGCTATGATGCGCTCTCGCGAATGGCGTTCCATGTCCCTGCCGCGCGCCGGACGCGCCGCGGCCTCATCGTCGTGGTGACTGGCGGCACGTCGGATGTGCCGATTGCCGAGGAGGCCGCGGTCACCAGCGAAGTTCTCGGCAGCCGCGTGGCGCGCCTCTACGATGTGGGGGTCGCCGGTGTGCATCGCGTGCTGAAATATCACCGGCTGCTGCAGCGCGCCCGCGCCATCGTGGTGGCCGCCGGCATGGAGGGCGCACTCGCGAGCGTCGTCGCTGGATTGGCGCGATGCCCGGTCCTGGCGGTGCCGACGAGTATTGGCTATGGGGCGAGCTTCGAGGGGCTCTCCGCGCTATTGACGATGTTGAATAGCTGCGTGCCGGGGATTGGCGTGGTGAATATCGACAACGGATTCGGCGCGGGCTACCTGGCGCATGTCATCAACGTGCAGCGATGA